A region from the Saccharomonospora azurea NA-128 genome encodes:
- a CDS encoding class II fumarate hydratase: MAEQEYRIEHDTMGEVAVPADALYRAQTQRAVENFPISGRGLDRSQIRALGLVKAAAARVNARLGVLDGEIAAAVAAAADEVAEGKHDEHFPIDVFQTGSGTSSNMNANEVIATLASRSLGRDVHPNDHVNASQSSNDTFPTTLRVATTEAVLTEVVPALDHLATTIEQRAAEWHGVVKSGRTHLMDAVPITFGQEAGAWAAQVRFGIERLRSGLPRLAELPIGGTAVGSGLNAPAGFGSAVADELAKVTGLPLTEARDHFEAQATQDGVVETSGHLRTVAVSLNKIANDLRWLGSGPRTGLAEIALPDLQPGSSIMPGKVNPVICEATLQVVAQVIGNDAAVAFAGSQGNFQLNVNLPVIARNVLESARLLAAVSRLLADKVIAGLTVNVETARAYAEGSPSIVTPLNAYLGYEEAAAVAKQALAELRPIRDVVIERGHVASGKLTEQQLDEALDVLRMARGKR; this comes from the coding sequence ATGGCTGAACAGGAGTACCGGATCGAGCACGACACCATGGGCGAGGTCGCCGTTCCCGCCGACGCGCTGTACCGCGCGCAGACCCAACGCGCCGTCGAGAACTTCCCGATCTCCGGGCGTGGTCTGGACCGCTCGCAGATCCGTGCGCTGGGGCTCGTGAAGGCGGCCGCCGCACGTGTCAACGCCCGGCTGGGGGTGCTGGACGGCGAGATCGCCGCCGCCGTCGCCGCGGCCGCCGACGAGGTCGCCGAGGGCAAGCACGACGAGCACTTCCCCATCGACGTGTTCCAGACCGGGTCCGGTACCTCCTCGAACATGAACGCCAACGAGGTGATCGCGACGCTGGCCTCGCGTTCACTGGGCCGTGACGTGCACCCGAACGACCACGTCAACGCGTCGCAGTCGTCGAACGACACCTTCCCCACCACCCTCCGCGTCGCCACCACGGAGGCCGTGCTCACCGAGGTGGTGCCCGCGCTGGACCACCTGGCAACCACGATCGAGCAGCGCGCCGCCGAGTGGCACGGCGTCGTGAAGTCCGGTCGCACGCACTTGATGGACGCCGTGCCGATCACCTTCGGCCAGGAGGCGGGCGCGTGGGCCGCGCAGGTGCGGTTCGGCATCGAACGGCTGCGCAGTGGCCTGCCGCGACTCGCGGAGTTGCCCATCGGCGGCACCGCGGTCGGTTCGGGCCTCAACGCGCCCGCGGGTTTCGGCTCGGCCGTGGCCGACGAGCTCGCGAAGGTCACGGGCCTCCCGCTCACGGAGGCTCGGGACCACTTCGAGGCGCAGGCCACGCAGGACGGGGTGGTGGAGACGTCCGGACACCTCCGGACGGTGGCCGTGTCGCTCAACAAGATCGCCAACGACCTGCGCTGGCTGGGTTCGGGACCGCGGACCGGGCTCGCGGAGATCGCGCTGCCCGACCTCCAGCCCGGTTCGTCGATCATGCCGGGGAAGGTCAATCCCGTGATCTGCGAGGCCACGCTGCAGGTGGTGGCGCAGGTCATCGGCAACGACGCGGCGGTCGCGTTCGCGGGCTCGCAGGGCAACTTCCAGCTCAACGTCAACCTGCCCGTGATCGCGCGCAACGTGCTCGAATCGGCCCGGCTGCTCGCCGCGGTGTCGCGGCTGCTGGCGGACAAGGTGATCGCGGGGCTGACCGTCAACGTGGAGACCGCACGGGCGTACGCCGAGGGCTCCCCCTCGATCGTCACACCGCTCAACGCCTACCTCGGGTACGAGGAAGCGGCGGCGGTGGCCAAGCAGGCGCTGGCGGAGCTGCGTCCGATCCGGGACGTCGTGATCGAACGCGGGCACGTGGCGAGCGGCAAGCTCACCGAGCAGCAGCTCGACGAGGCGCTCGACGTGCTGAGGATGGCCCGCGGCAAGCGCTGA
- a CDS encoding potassium channel family protein yields MSGSRHDEDGFGVGRRAAAASLSRAALAATLLVVGYFLVPLERADPATWTWLAIALTVWAVVCVRQVLAVISSPTPRLRVVEALGLTVPLLLVVFALTYAALGRVDAAAFTEPLDRMDALYFTVTVFATVGLGDIAPVSTTARVVTTLQMVLGLIAVGLIARVLFGAASLASQRRDSEHPKPEER; encoded by the coding sequence ATGTCCGGTTCGCGACACGACGAGGACGGCTTCGGGGTGGGACGCCGCGCGGCGGCCGCCTCGCTGTCGCGGGCCGCGCTGGCGGCCACGCTCCTCGTGGTCGGGTACTTCCTGGTGCCGCTGGAGCGGGCCGACCCCGCCACGTGGACGTGGCTCGCGATCGCGCTCACGGTGTGGGCGGTGGTCTGCGTGCGCCAGGTCCTCGCGGTGATCTCCTCGCCCACGCCACGGCTGCGGGTCGTCGAGGCGTTGGGTCTGACGGTGCCGCTGCTGCTCGTCGTCTTCGCGCTCACCTACGCGGCGTTGGGCCGCGTCGACGCCGCCGCGTTCACCGAACCGCTCGACCGGATGGACGCCCTGTACTTCACGGTGACGGTCTTCGCCACCGTGGGACTCGGCGACATCGCCCCCGTCAGCACCACCGCGCGGGTGGTGACGACGTTGCAGATGGTGCTCGGACTGATCGCCGTGGGGCTCATCGCCCGGGTTCTGTTCGGGGCCGCGTCCCTCGCCTCCCAGCGCCGCGACAGTGAGCACCCGAAACCCGA
- a CDS encoding exodeoxyribonuclease VII small subunit, with the protein MNEPNDDELTDLGYEEARDQLIEVVKGLEAGGLSLEESLALWERGERLARLCERHLDGARERIEAALATVENTDADAEDAQENGSDAG; encoded by the coding sequence GTGAACGAACCGAACGACGACGAGCTGACCGACCTCGGTTACGAGGAAGCCCGAGACCAGCTGATCGAGGTCGTGAAGGGCCTCGAAGCCGGTGGGCTCTCCCTGGAGGAGTCCCTCGCGCTGTGGGAGCGCGGGGAGCGACTCGCCCGGCTGTGCGAGCGGCACCTCGACGGCGCTCGCGAGCGCATCGAAGCGGCCCTGGCTACCGTGGAGAACACAGACGCAGACGCCGAGGACGCGCAGGAGAACGGATCGGACGCGGGCTAG
- a CDS encoding NAD(P)/FAD-dependent oxidoreductase: MSTPEDMSADLLVVGAGPTGLYAAYYAGFRGLSTVVVDSLPEVGGQVTAMYPEKMIYDVAGFPAIRGRDLVKGLLEQASQWNPTYLLGRRAEELHDEDGGLRIGLDDDTSIRVGAVLVTAGIGQFSPRPLPAGEGWLGRGLVHFVPALDAHAGQDVVVVGGGDSAFDWVLALRPIAASVTLVHRRSRFRAADSIVRQAYAENVRVITDAEVTALRGDADGALAEIDVELRDGTRLALPAQTVVAALGFTADLGPLESWGLSIERRAIRVDTTMETTRERVYAAGDVAAYPGKVKLIATGFGEAATAVNNIAVALDPSAKLFPGHSTDV, from the coding sequence ATGAGCACGCCCGAGGACATGTCGGCCGACCTGCTCGTGGTGGGGGCGGGCCCCACGGGCCTGTACGCCGCGTACTACGCGGGCTTCCGCGGCCTGAGCACGGTGGTCGTCGACTCGCTGCCCGAGGTCGGCGGCCAGGTGACGGCCATGTACCCGGAGAAGATGATCTACGACGTCGCGGGCTTTCCCGCCATCCGCGGCCGCGACCTCGTGAAGGGACTCCTCGAACAGGCGAGCCAGTGGAACCCGACCTACCTGCTCGGCAGGCGGGCCGAGGAACTCCACGACGAGGACGGCGGCCTGCGCATCGGGTTGGACGACGACACGTCGATCCGGGTCGGAGCGGTCCTCGTCACCGCGGGCATCGGCCAGTTCAGCCCGCGGCCGCTCCCCGCAGGAGAGGGCTGGCTCGGCCGGGGACTCGTGCACTTCGTGCCCGCGCTCGACGCGCACGCCGGTCAGGACGTCGTGGTGGTCGGCGGCGGCGACTCGGCGTTCGACTGGGTGCTCGCGCTGCGGCCCATCGCGGCCAGCGTGACCCTCGTGCACCGCAGGTCGCGATTCCGGGCCGCCGACTCCATCGTGCGCCAGGCGTACGCCGAGAACGTGCGGGTGATCACCGACGCGGAGGTCACCGCCTTGCGGGGCGACGCGGACGGCGCGTTGGCGGAGATCGACGTGGAGCTGCGGGACGGCACGCGGCTCGCGCTGCCCGCGCAGACGGTGGTGGCGGCGCTCGGCTTCACCGCCGACCTCGGGCCGCTGGAGAGCTGGGGCCTGTCGATCGAGCGCCGCGCGATCCGCGTCGACACCACCATGGAGACCACGCGCGAGCGGGTCTACGCGGCCGGGGACGTGGCGGCCTACCCGGGCAAGGTGAAGCTCATCGCCACCGGGTTCGGGGAGGCCGCCACCGCCGTCAACAACATCGCCGTGGCGCTGGACCCGAGCGCGAAACTCTTCCCGGGCCATTCCACCGACGTCTGA
- the xseA gene encoding exodeoxyribonuclease VII large subunit, producing MSSSTERSRASTPASTSENPWPVRTVARKIADWIHRLGAVWVEGQVTQISARPGTQTSFLTLRDPAADVSMTVTCPARLLRSIEPPLRDGASVVVHARPTFFLGRGTLSLRADEIRPVGIGELLARIERLRKLLAAEGLFAPERKRPLPFLPKGVGLITGRASAAEHDVLVNAQARWPAVKIRVLNTAVQGARAVPQIVRALSTLDADPDIDVIVIARGGGSVEDLLPFSDETLCRAVASAGTPVVSAIGHEPDSPLLDLVADRRCSTPTDAGKTVVPDVVEETARIHQLRDRARRALHGWVDTQCRLLDQIRSRPSLADPFGPIERRAAEIETHVERGRRAILTTLTHEQSALASARARLAALGPSATLERGYAVVQYTDDAGELRVLRSVTEVGDGAPLRVRLADGAVHAVVREPEP from the coding sequence GTGAGTAGCAGCACCGAACGCTCCCGCGCGAGCACACCGGCCTCCACCTCCGAGAACCCGTGGCCCGTACGCACGGTGGCCCGCAAGATCGCCGACTGGATCCATCGCCTCGGCGCGGTGTGGGTGGAGGGCCAGGTCACCCAGATCTCGGCCCGTCCCGGCACCCAGACGTCGTTTCTGACACTGCGCGATCCCGCCGCCGACGTCTCGATGACCGTCACCTGCCCGGCGAGGCTGCTCCGCTCCATCGAACCGCCGTTGCGGGACGGGGCCAGCGTGGTCGTGCACGCTCGGCCGACGTTCTTCCTGGGCCGCGGGACGCTGAGTCTGCGTGCCGACGAGATCCGCCCCGTGGGTATCGGCGAGTTGCTCGCGCGGATCGAGCGGCTCCGCAAGCTTTTGGCGGCGGAAGGGCTGTTCGCGCCCGAGCGCAAGCGGCCGTTGCCGTTCCTGCCGAAGGGTGTCGGCCTGATCACCGGACGCGCCTCCGCGGCCGAACACGACGTGCTGGTCAACGCCCAGGCACGGTGGCCCGCCGTGAAGATCAGGGTCCTCAACACCGCGGTGCAGGGCGCGCGGGCCGTGCCGCAGATCGTGCGCGCCCTGTCGACGCTGGACGCCGATCCCGACATCGACGTCATCGTCATCGCCCGGGGCGGGGGCAGCGTCGAGGACCTGTTGCCGTTCTCCGACGAGACGCTGTGCCGAGCGGTGGCCTCGGCGGGCACGCCCGTGGTGAGCGCGATCGGGCACGAACCGGACTCCCCGCTGCTCGACCTCGTCGCCGACCGACGTTGTTCGACGCCGACGGACGCGGGCAAGACCGTCGTCCCGGACGTGGTCGAGGAGACGGCGCGCATCCACCAGCTGCGCGACAGGGCCCGGCGGGCCCTGCACGGCTGGGTGGACACGCAGTGCCGGCTGCTGGACCAGATTCGCAGCAGGCCGTCGCTCGCGGATCCGTTCGGACCGATCGAACGCCGTGCGGCCGAGATCGAGACGCACGTGGAGCGTGGCCGGCGGGCGATTCTCACGACGCTCACCCACGAGCAGTCGGCGCTGGCGTCGGCGCGGGCGCGCCTGGCCGCGCTCGGGCCGTCGGCCACGCTCGAACGGGGCTACGCGGTCGTGCAGTACACCGACGACGCGGGCGAGCTCCGGGTGCTCCGGTCGGTCACCGAGGTGGGCGACGGCGCGCCACTGCGGGTGCGGCTGGCCGACGGCGCCGTGCACGCGGTCGTGCGCGAACCCGAGCCGTGA
- the glpX gene encoding class II fructose-bisphosphatase, with amino-acid sequence MTAASQPARNPRRGEAPDRNLAMELVRVTEAAAMAAGRWVGKGDKNAGDGAAVDAMRQLIGTVSMRGVVVIGEGEKDEAPMLFNGEEVGNGDGPDCDVAVDPIDGTTLMSKGMPNALAVLAVAERGAMFDPSAVFYMEKLAVGPEAAGTVDLSAPIAENIRRVAKAKQSSVSDVTVCILDRPRHDQIVKEVREAGARIRFISDGDVAGAIAAARPTTGVDLLLGIGGTPEGIIAACAMKCLGGELQGRLWPKDDEERQKAIDAGHDLDRVLSTDDLVRGDNVFFCATGVTDGDLLRGVHYRSGGATTQSIVMRSKSGTVRMIDGYHRLTKLRDYSSIDFDGSSEDEVPPLP; translated from the coding sequence ATGACCGCCGCCAGCCAGCCAGCACGCAACCCGCGTCGAGGTGAGGCACCGGACCGCAACCTCGCGATGGAGCTCGTCCGGGTCACCGAGGCGGCGGCGATGGCCGCGGGCCGGTGGGTCGGCAAGGGCGACAAGAACGCGGGCGACGGCGCGGCCGTCGACGCGATGCGCCAGCTCATCGGCACAGTGTCGATGCGGGGTGTCGTCGTGATCGGCGAGGGCGAGAAGGACGAAGCGCCCATGCTGTTCAACGGCGAGGAAGTCGGCAACGGCGACGGCCCCGACTGCGACGTGGCCGTCGACCCCATCGACGGCACGACGCTCATGTCGAAGGGCATGCCCAACGCGCTCGCCGTGCTGGCGGTGGCCGAACGGGGTGCGATGTTCGACCCGTCGGCCGTGTTCTACATGGAGAAGCTCGCCGTGGGCCCGGAGGCCGCGGGCACCGTCGATCTGTCGGCACCGATCGCGGAGAACATCCGCCGGGTGGCGAAGGCGAAGCAGAGCAGCGTGTCCGACGTGACCGTGTGCATTCTCGACCGGCCGCGGCACGACCAGATCGTCAAGGAAGTGCGCGAGGCGGGCGCGCGGATCCGGTTCATCAGCGACGGCGACGTGGCGGGTGCCATCGCCGCGGCGCGTCCCACCACGGGCGTCGACCTGCTGCTGGGTATCGGCGGTACCCCGGAGGGCATCATCGCCGCGTGCGCGATGAAGTGCCTCGGCGGTGAGTTGCAGGGTCGGTTGTGGCCCAAGGACGACGAGGAACGTCAGAAGGCGATCGATGCCGGGCACGACCTCGACCGGGTGCTCAGCACGGACGACCTCGTCCGCGGTGACAACGTCTTCTTCTGCGCGACGGGCGTGACCGACGGCGACCTGCTGCGCGGTGTGCACTACCGGTCCGGTGGGGCGACGACGCAGTCCATCGTGATGCGGTCGAAGTCGGGCACCGTCCGGATGATCGACGGGTACCACCGGCTCACCAAGCTGCGTGACTACTCGTCCATCGACTTCGACGGCAGCAGCGAGGACGAGGTCCCGCCGCTGCCCTGA